ctgatacAGCAACATTAGTCCAgtgtttagtgtcacatgatccttcagaaatgactCTAATATGGTGTTTTctgctcaagaaccatttcttattattatcaatgttgaaagcagtagtactgctttatatttctgtggaaatcataaaacatttttttttcagcattctttgtaatattataaatgtctttactatcgcttttgatcaatttaattcagccttgccaaataaaagtattcaattctttcaaccacaacaacaaaaagaaaatctcctggaccccaaagttttgactagtaatttatatgtctatgtcaattttatttatatagcactattaAACACAACCATGGGTTGACCAATGTGCTGCACAATAAAAACAGTTCAATaagacaaaataattaatacagtaGAAAGTTctcaaacatacatacacaccacacacacacatatatttacacatacatacatacacacacacacacttgcatttgtggtttatTGGACTCCTCAAAAACCATGTTTACGTTGTAGTACCTATGTCATTACACACGTGTGTCATCCTAAACCATAtataccagcacacacacacacatcatcagtgAGGGTGAACTCACATTAGGTGTGATGGAGTTTCCTCTCTTGCGGTCAggtatttctgttttgtttgggtTGTTGGCATTACCCAGCAGTGGGCTCGGGGGGCTGTGAGTGGGCGGTTTACGTGCGGTGACTCCACCTTCCTGTTTGCCGTCACCGTCAGCTGGGACAGGAACCGTCTTCTTGGAGTTACTCAACGCTGAGTTAGCGACCACACCAACTGTGAAAGAGACATTCGGGAGATTTTCTCAGCAAAGATTCAGATGTGTAATTCACTGAATTAGTTAAGAGGCAAATCATGAATAAAGTAGACTTGAGTAGATACTAGAGTTGTATAATTTTTATTCCGTTGATAGTCTGTGCACATATGCACCTTTTGGATCCAAAaagctaatattagtctgtttgtGAAGAGAACGTCACCTTGTTCGTTGTGGCGTCTAGATTTTCTGGATTCGCTGGAGGAGACGCTTCTCTGGACCTTCAGGTGCGATGGTGACTGGCCGTTCATCTCACCGGTGGTTCTGCTCTTCGCCACGGAGAGATTAGTACTGGAGCTGGATTCACTGACCTCCTACAAAACACACCACAGCAGCAAGTCACATTTGTAACATAGACCATAAAATCAGTTGTAAGTAGCCACTCTTCATTAGCAGCGCACCTCATTGGTCTTCCTTCCCAGAAGTAGGTATATGGCTGTGATCTCGTCATAGTTCATTTTGGACAAAGACTCCTGGATCTTCTCTTTAGAGAAGCCCATTCCCACCATCACATCTGgagaatgacacacacaaagaattCAGATCAATTTTAGAGACTTTTTTCAGTTTAGATCATTACACAGAAAGCACACAAGCAATCCCACACTGTTTGTATTAAGAACATGAATGATATCTACAATGAGGGCTGCTGTTTACCAAATCAGACACTAATTGTAGACTATAGCATCTTTTAGAGATTGAGGATAATTTAATATTCAACATGTTAGCATAATCGTATCACACATCACCCCACTCAGTTGCTATGCAGACACTATAAACCAGTAGGTCGATACCAAGAGATAAATCCAGTTTATTTGTAAGAATGAGTCATCCGCTCCTCCTACACATGGCTAACAATACACAGATCCGTCCTGTAGCCACCCATTCACTGTTCCTTAAAAGAGAATACACTGTACCTTCTGTTTTTAACTCCGATACATttattaggtaacactttacattagTTCATGGAATGGCTATTATGCACAGGATTTTGTAGCATTTACTAATACTGGATAACGGTAATTTTACATACACTACAAATCAAACATTAAGgtctgtataatttttttgtaaaaaaaaaaaaatgtattggtcacattttattttaaagtccaattcttgccattaactacaacttttgcctactaatatgctgattactattaatagttagtaaaatagtttttcattttaggtattgggtaggattagggatgtagaataaggtcatccAGAATATGTGCTTGATATGCACTGATAAGCAGTCAATGTGTCAATGCATGCTAATTAGCaacttgttaatagtgagaattggtcatatggcagtaaagacattttactgacctctaaaacttttttttttaattaattaataataataataataataataataataagtcaggtttaaacaccaaatcagcatattagaatgacagAAAGACTGgattaataaatacagaaaattcagcttcgcatcacggaaataaattacatgttaaaatatattcaaacacaaATTTCAATATAACTTTTAAACAATTAATACctttttaggtaacactttagaataaggttccattagttaatgttagttaatgaaaatacagttattcattgttagttcatggtaattcacagtgcattaactaatgttaacaagcacaacttttgatttaaataatgcattagtaaatgttgaaattaacatgaactaagacttataaatgctgtagaaggattgttcttgcttagttcatgttaacgaaagtagttaactaacattaactaatggaaccttattctaaagtctTACCCATTTtcaatattaagtaaaaaaaaaaaaagataataatagcCCATTAGTTAATAGAAAATGAACAAACATTACTAAAGaaaatttttatattcataaatgctgtaaaataaataataaaaatgctgtttgTTGGTCCACGAAACCTAACATGAATGAATGCAGAGGCACTTTGCTGTCCTGTTCTGCATTACACATGAGCTTACTACAGTACTTAGAATAAATGAGAAATAACTAGGAACTAAACCTTAAACTAACCTTGTTAAGTTCATTTAGTTACCTTACTCCGTACTTTCTTGGGTAAGTACACTGTAATTACACAGTacacaaactgtaaaataatgtgcaacccctaaataaatcactttaataattaataaatgatttattttaataattgtatataattaacAGTAATTTGTAATTGTACCAACAAGAAAAACAAGTCTACTGAGCACTTATTAAACGACTGTTTGTCGTTTTGGTGAAAAGCATCCGTCAAAAGTAACTGAATGTAATGAGTCAGTAATTTATAAACCCCAAAGTTGAAAAACTTAAACGGTAAGTAGAACACAAGTAAAACTGGTTAGGATGtttagaggttttcaagagcacATCTACATGATACTGGAGCCAGTCGGATGTTGTGTGACGAAGAGCTCTCTCTATTGATGCATGACGGAAGACGGAAAGATATATTGCATGAATTAAGCCACCTTCTCCCTCTCAGATCTGCCTTTTAATGGGCTCATGGGAATCCATATGTTGGTTGACCGAAGTGCTTTCCTTCAAAGAGCCAAAGCTTCTCGTTTCACCTcttctccacacacacatacacaaggaCCTCTCTGTGGGCTGCCAGGCTCCAGCATGCTCCTCTCAACGTGAGACTAGACGAGCACAATCACCATGTTCTCTGACTTCCACATTCAAGTGTTCTTGTATCTGCAGTTTCCTCAATAAGTCGCCAGGTGTGCACTCATGTATATGTGTGGTTACACTGGCAGGTGTATGTGCGGGTCGACTGCAGATAAGCGTGCAAAGCAGGGCTGCACCGCACTGCCTCGTGCTCCTGCGAGCTAAGCTCTCGTACCGGGAGTCATGTGATCATATCACATTGCTACAGGGGGAGATCCTCGCTGAAATAGAGCGGGAGAGGGAGGAGTAGACATCGGGGATGTTGATAAAGCAGGGAGCCAGCTGCTGGGTATTACGCAACAACACACACTAACAAGAGTGCCCTCTGCACCCTCATTTCATTGTCTCTGGACGCTTTCTCTCAGTGTTGTGATAGAAATATAAATCGCCCTGGGCTCCGAAGTTGATCATGCGAAATGTTTCCGCTGCATGAAAATGAACATTGATATAGAGGCAAACGAATTAACTGCAGTGTAGTTTCCTCTCACCTATTCTCTTCTGGTCTGAGATGTCGGCCTCTGGCTCAAGGAAGGGTTTGAGTTCATTGTCTTCAAAGCCAGCATTGATCCAGCGTTCCTTCATGATTTGCTGAAggagaaacaaaaaaatattaatatcctGTCTGAGACTCAATGCAATGGCAGACGTCAACATTTCTAGGTGACATAGCTAgaaatttctctttttttttcagcctttGGTATTCAGTATAtctatacatgcatatatttgcTTTCAGACTAACTTTTATCAGAGGAATGATCattgcaacaaaataaaaaaaagctaaattaataaaaataaataaataagccctAACTGAACACtaccattgattttttttttattatgtttttgaaagaagtaatttatactcaccaaggcttgcatttatgtaatcaaaattatagtaatattgtgaaatattatgaaaatgtatattttaaaatttacatttagtccTGTAATGACAAAGCTATTTATAGAGCTACATTTATCTCATTTTACGtctttaaatgtcacttttgaccaattaaatatatccatgctgaataaaagtattaattaaaaaataaaataaaataaatttctattataatataaatgtttaaagataaagtaaaatacagtaaacctgTGCCTACAAGAATATTTCATAATTCTCACTTATATGACACCAAGATAACAACATACTTTCACTGAAGTAAGTATAATACATGAAAAACACCAAATTTTCACTGAATATTTCTGAGCAATGACAGCTTCATTTTATAAtggtatacatatataaatactgaATTTATCACTCCCCTTTGCTTTTAGTACAGaacaagtgttttgaaaaatgtcatgaaaaatgattaaaaaaacaaaaaaaacaaaaaaaaaaacaaggcaacCAGAAAAGAGGTACGATAGATGGATAGAGACAGAGACTAACCTCTAACGTTCCCCTTTTGGTTGGGTTCAAGACCAGGAATCTCTTGAGAAGGTTCTCACAATCCGTGGACATGTAAAAAGGGATCCTATATTTTCCACGTAACACACGTTCACGCAGTTCCTGTGGAAAACACACAGCGGTAAGTATACAGCGAAGCATacaaacacatataaacactgataAAAGGAAGTAAAACCTTGAGATTCTGTCCATCGAAGGGCAAGGAGCCGCTGACCAGCGTATAGAGTATGACGCCCAAACTCCACACGTCCACCTCCGGCCCGTCGTACTTCTTTCCCTGAAAGAGCTCGGGGGCAGCGTAAGGGGGGCTGCCACAGAACGTGTCCAGCTTATTTCCCACCATGAACTCGTTACTGAAGCCGAAGTCAGCTATCTTAATGTTCATATCAGCATCTAGCAGCAGGTTTTCAGCCTGGGGAAACACACAGAACACTTTTAGCTTCTTTTCATCTTGTTTGCATTTTCCATACATGTTATTACACATATGCACTTTAATACAGCCATAGGAGCCATATCTGCTTTCGCAAAAAAAAACTTCTTACCTTCAAATCTCTGTGAACAATGTGTTTTTGGTGACAATACTGCACAGCTGACACAATCtgtacaaataatacaaatcagaTCATTTGTCAGGCttgaaatcattaaataaatatattcaatcaGTTGTTTTACCTTTTAAACTAACAAATATTGAAACTTTGTTTTGGTATACATGGCAAAACATTAAATTTACAATCTTGCAGAAGGATCCTCCAAATGTTAAAGAGGCTTTAAGATGATGccgtttttgttatttatttatttttctttaaatgtgcaaATACAACCTAAAGTGATTTGTGGGATGATTTTGaacatcactttttttatttattataaagtacaattcaaaagtttgaggtcagtaagaatttttaaagatcaaattaatacatttattcagcaaggatctaTAAAACTGACTAAAACTGatagtaaataatttataattataaaaaaaaaaataactaactttctattaatcaaagaatctttaaaaaaaaaaactatgatttctgaaggatcatgtgacactgaagactggagtaaaaatgttttacaatattgatgtttttattgtacttttgatcaaataaatgcagccttggcacgcaaaagagacttatttcaaataGATTAAAACTGTtcgcatatatatgtatataaaacacacacacacttttttttttctaggccaTTACCACTGGTGCTAGCAGCACAGAAACACATCTCACTTACACATAAACCTAAACATAACTTTTGTACTGGCAAAACTTTAAGTTCCTTTAGATATTGatcacttaatattcaaaaaataaaagtggAAAACTGCTTGCATCTAATCAGATGTAGTGACATAGATATTACTAAATTCATTTGAGGAAAAGGACATTGGTCCAGGCCAAGCCTGTCATGGGTTGTCGAATCACATTAATAGCATTTCTAAAAATTCAATGGCTAGCATTGATTGGCTCTTCTGTTCCACAGAACTGTCTAGACTCAACCCTGCTAATAATGACTCACTGCTCCATCCCCAGTTCAATTATGATGTAACGAACACGCTCTGAGTGCAGATAATATGGCACAGCTGCACAACATTAATTAACTGCATTCCTACTTAATGCCAGTGTATTCAGTCTCTCCACATTTTACTGCAGTGACATAACTGAGTAACCTAACACAACAAACATGTTAAAAGGGGTCTTTAATAACAATCAAGACGTGGGTTTATTGGGCTGGGGTCATTACTGGACACAACGAGGCTGATGAACTAATTTAAACTCACACAGAGTTTAAAACCAATCACAGTGTGTGTCTAACATGTTGAAAGAAAACAGGAAGAGAACTGCACCTGTCTAAATTTAGCTCTGGCCTCTTTCTCTTTCATCCTCCCATGAGCCACTAGATAGTCAAACACCTCACCTGCAGGAGACAGAGAGCACAGAGGTCAGAAATAAACCCTCAGGAAAGACAAGGATGCAAAAcgaaactctctctcacacacacttacctCCGCTGGCATATTCCATCACAAGAAACAGTGTCTTCTCAGTCTCTATCACCTCAAACAGTTTGACTATAAAGAGAGAGACAGGTAATTATAGAGAAGAGATAAATGATCATCAAAGATTAAAAGGAAGCAAAAGAAAAAGGTGTCTTTAATATCAAATCAGGTACAAATCAGGTGGACTGTATAATGCAGATTAAATGCTTATTCTAAAGTACTggtgtttaaagaaaaaaaaaagtttatatgcatacatatgctataaaatacatatatttttatatacacaatattataaacagacttaaaaaagattaataaacacattaataaatacagtttagagctgcaactaacgattattttttgtcgactaatctaacgcttatttttttcgattagtcgactaatctaacgattatttttattacaataaataattaatctaatgttctttttttaaattagctaataaatcctttggataactttacaaaaaaaatataagtacaacttctaatataatat
The Carassius auratus strain Wakin chromosome 38, ASM336829v1, whole genome shotgun sequence genome window above contains:
- the LOC113057193 gene encoding MAP/microtubule affinity-regulating kinase 3-like isoform X6 — protein: MSTTRAPLPTVNERKAENHTTNSHGRGEGTSRSVRSSGRNRNSGSGLDDVHPLIGNYRLLKTIGKGNFAKVKLARHILTGSEVAIKIIDKTQLNPTSLQKLSREVTIMKNLNHPNIVKLFEVIETEKTLFLVMEYASGGEVFDYLVAHGRMKEKEARAKFRQIVSAVQYCHQKHIVHRDLKAENLLLDADMNIKIADFGFSNEFMVGNKLDTFCGSPPYAAPELFQGKKYDGPEVDVWSLGVILYTLVSGSLPFDGQNLKELRERVLRGKYRIPFYMSTDCENLLKRFLVLNPTKRGTLEQIMKERWINAGFEDNELKPFLEPEADISDQKRIDVMVGMGFSKEKIQESLSKMNYDEITAIYLLLGRKTNEEVSESSSSTNLSVAKSRTTGEMNGQSPSHLKVQRSVSSSESRKSRRHNEQVGVVANSALSNSKKTVPVPADGDGKQEGGVTARKPPTHSPPSPLLGNANNPNKTEIPDRKRGNSITPNNNSGSGGMSRRNTYVCTEKNNPDHLSVIPNGKENSVTLSPGSRDPGASTHSISTAATPDKTRFPRGTASRSTFHGQLRDRRTATYNGPPASPTQPRSRGNANNLLTKLTSKLTRRNMSFRFSKRVTLDPSKRQSAVKSGPAAPSVPPTLTVPSNPAAKTLKSQPSLREAGDLRAQVAMYLGISKKMKGKMEKTGNPALSVSPGV
- the LOC113057193 gene encoding MAP/microtubule affinity-regulating kinase 3-like isoform X7 translates to MSTTRAPLPTVNERKAENHTTNSHGRGEGTSRSVRSSGRNRNSGSGLDDVHPLIGNYRLLKTIGKGNFAKVKLARHILTGSEVAIKIIDKTQLNPTSLQKLSREVTIMKNLNHPNIVKLFEVIETEKTLFLVMEYASGGEVFDYLVAHGRMKEKEARAKFRQIVSAVQYCHQKHIVHRDLKAENLLLDADMNIKIADFGFSNEFMVGNKLDTFCGSPPYAAPELFQGKKYDGPEVDVWSLGVILYTLVSGSLPFDGQNLKELRERVLRGKYRIPFYMSTDCENLLKRFLVLNPTKRGTLEQIMKERWINAGFEDNELKPFLEPEADISDQKRIDVMVGMGFSKEKIQESLSKMNYDEITAIYLLLGRKTNEEVSESSSSTNLSVAKSRTTGEMNGQSPSHLKVQRSVSSSESRKSRRHNEQVGVVANSALSNSKKTVPVPADGDGKQEGGVTARKPPTHSPPSPLLGNANNPNKTEIPDRKRGNSITPNNNSGSGGMSRRNTYVCTEKNNPDHLSVIPNGKENSVTLSPGSRDPGASTHSISTAATPDKTRFPRGTASRSTFHGQLRDRRTATYNGPPASPTQPRSRGNANNLLTKLTSKLTRRNMSFRFSKRVTLDPSKRQSAVKSGPAAPSVPPTLTVPSNPAAKTLIAMYLGISKKMKGKMEKTGNPALSVSPGV
- the LOC113057193 gene encoding MAP/microtubule affinity-regulating kinase 3-like isoform X2; this encodes MRGSQSNMKHRATISHTTNSHGRGEGTSRSVRSSGRNRNSGSGLDDVHPLIGNYRLLKTIGKGNFAKVKLARHILTGSEVAIKIIDKTQLNPTSLQKLSREVTIMKNLNHPNIVKLFEVIETEKTLFLVMEYASGGEVFDYLVAHGRMKEKEARAKFRQIVSAVQYCHQKHIVHRDLKAENLLLDADMNIKIADFGFSNEFMVGNKLDTFCGSPPYAAPELFQGKKYDGPEVDVWSLGVILYTLVSGSLPFDGQNLKELRERVLRGKYRIPFYMSTDCENLLKRFLVLNPTKRGTLEQIMKERWINAGFEDNELKPFLEPEADISDQKRIDVMVGMGFSKEKIQESLSKMNYDEITAIYLLLGRKTNEEVSESSSSTNLSVAKSRTTGEMNGQSPSHLKVQRSVSSSESRKSRRHNEQVGVVANSALSNSKKTVPVPADGDGKQEGGVTARKPPTHSPPSPLLGNANNPNKTEIPDRKRGNSITPNNNSGSGGMSRRNTYVCTEKNNPDHLSVIPNGKENSVTLSPGSRDPGASTHSISTAATPDKTRFPRGTASRSTFHGQLRDRRTATYNGPPASPTQPRSRGNANNLLTKLTSKLTRRNMSFRFSKSRHVSGDQQKDEGKDGEDGKPRSLRFTWSMNTTSTMEPADIINEIRKVLDANSCSHQQRERFLLLCAHGDSRTDSLIQWEMEVCKLPRLSLNGVRFKRISGNSIAFKNIASKVAGELKL
- the LOC113057193 gene encoding MAP/microtubule affinity-regulating kinase 3-like isoform X8 — its product is MSTTRAPLPTVNERKAENHTTNSHGRGEGTSRSVRSSGRNRNSGSGLDDVHPLIGNYRLLKTIGKGNFAKVKLARHILTGSEVAIKIIDKTQLNPTSLQKLSREVTIMKNLNHPNIVKLFEVIETEKTLFLVMEYASGGEVFDYLVAHGRMKEKEARAKFRQIVSAVQYCHQKHIVHRDLKAENLLLDADMNIKIADFGFSNEFMVGNKLDTFCGSPPYAAPELFQGKKYDGPEVDVWSLGVILYTLVSGSLPFDGQNLKELRERVLRGKYRIPFYMSTDCENLLKRFLVLNPTKRGTLEQIMKERWINAGFEDNELKPFLEPEADISDQKRIDVMVGMGFSKEKIQESLSKMNYDEITAIYLLLGRKTNEEVSESSSSTNLSVAKSRTTGEMNGQSPSHLKVQRSVSSSESRKSRRHNEQVGVVANSALSNSKKTVPVPADGDGKQEGGVTARKPPTHSPPSPLLGNANNPNKTEIPDRKRGNSITPNNNSGSGGMSRRNTYVCTEKNNPDHLSVIPNGKENSVTLSPGSRDPGASTHSISTAATPDKTRFPRGTASRSTFHGQLRDRRTATYNGPPASPTQPRSRGNANNLLTKLTSKLTRRVTLDPSKRQSAVKSGPAAPSVPPTLTVPSNPAAKTLIAMYLGISKKMKGKMEKTGNPALSVSPGV
- the LOC113057193 gene encoding MAP/microtubule affinity-regulating kinase 3-like isoform X3 encodes the protein MSTTRAPLPTVNERKAENHTTNSHGRGEGTSRSVRSSGRNRNSGSGLDDVHPLIGNYRLLKTIGKGNFAKVKLARHILTGSEVAIKIIDKTQLNPTSLQKLSREVTIMKNLNHPNIVKLFEVIETEKTLFLVMEYASGGEVFDYLVAHGRMKEKEARAKFRQIVSAVQYCHQKHIVHRDLKAENLLLDADMNIKIADFGFSNEFMVGNKLDTFCGSPPYAAPELFQGKKYDGPEVDVWSLGVILYTLVSGSLPFDGQNLKELRERVLRGKYRIPFYMSTDCENLLKRFLVLNPTKRGTLEQIMKERWINAGFEDNELKPFLEPEADISDQKRIDVMVGMGFSKEKIQESLSKMNYDEITAIYLLLGRKTNEEVSESSSSTNLSVAKSRTTGEMNGQSPSHLKVQRSVSSSESRKSRRHNEQVGVVANSALSNSKKTVPVPADGDGKQEGGVTARKPPTHSPPSPLLGNANNPNKTEIPDRKRGNSITPNNNSGSGGMSRRNTYVCTEKNNPDHLSVIPNGKENSVTLSPGSRDPGASTHSISTAATPDKTRFPRGTASRSTFHGQLRDRRTATYNGPPASPTQPRSRGNANNLLTKLTSKLTRSRHVSGDQQKDEGKDGEDGKPRSLRFTWSMNTTSTMEPADIINEIRKVLDANSCSHQQRERFLLLCAHGDSRTDSLIQWEMEVCKLPRLSLNGVRFKRISGNSIAFKNIASKVAGELKL
- the LOC113057193 gene encoding MAP/microtubule affinity-regulating kinase 3-like isoform X5, giving the protein MSTTRAPLPTVNERKAENHTTNSHGRGEGTSRSVRSSGRNRNSGSGLDDVHPLIGNYRLLKTIGKGNFAKVKLARHILTGSEVAIKIIDKTQLNPTSLQKLSREVTIMKNLNHPNIVKLFEVIETEKTLFLVMEYASGGEVFDYLVAHGRMKEKEARAKFRQIVSAVQYCHQKHIVHRDLKAENLLLDADMNIKIADFGFSNEFMVGNKLDTFCGSPPYAAPELFQGKKYDGPEVDVWSLGVILYTLVSGSLPFDGQNLKELRERVLRGKYRIPFYMSTDCENLLKRFLVLNPTKRGTLEQIMKERWINAGFEDNELKPFLEPEADISDQKRIDVMVGMGFSKEKIQESLSKMNYDEITAIYLLLGRKTNEEVSESSSSTNLSVAKSRTTGEMNGQSPSHLKVQRSVSSSESRKSRRHNEQVGVVANSALSNSKKTVPVPADGDGKQEGGVTARKPPTHSPPSPLLGNANNPNKTEIPDRKRGNSITPNNNSGSGGMSRRNTYVCTEKNNPDHLSVIPNGKENSVTLSPGSRDPGASTHSISTAATPDKTRFPRGTASRSTFHGQLRDRRTATYNGPPASPTQPRSRGNANNLLTKLTSKLTRRVTLDPSKRQSAVKSGPAAPSVPPTLTVPSNPAAKTLNSEALAIGSCRVSQMKSVWKSQPSLREAGDLRAQVAMYLGISKKMKGKMEKTGNPALSVSPGV
- the LOC113057193 gene encoding MAP/microtubule affinity-regulating kinase 3-like isoform X4 is translated as MSTTRAPLPTVNERKAENHTTNSHGRGEGTSRSVRSSGRNRNSGSGLDDVHPLIGNYRLLKTIGKGNFAKVKLARHILTGSEVAIKIIDKTQLNPTSLQKLSREVTIMKNLNHPNIVKLFEVIETEKTLFLVMEYASGGEVFDYLVAHGRMKEKEARAKFRQIVSAVQYCHQKHIVHRDLKAENLLLDADMNIKIADFGFSNEFMVGNKLDTFCGSPPYAAPELFQGKKYDGPEVDVWSLGVILYTLVSGSLPFDGQNLKELRERVLRGKYRIPFYMSTDCENLLKRFLVLNPTKRGTLEQIMKERWINAGFEDNELKPFLEPEADISDQKRIDVMVGMGFSKEKIQESLSKMNYDEITAIYLLLGRKTNEEVSESSSSTNLSVAKSRTTGEMNGQSPSHLKVQRSVSSSESRKSRRHNEQVGVVANSALSNSKKTVPVPADGDGKQEGGVTARKPPTHSPPSPLLGNANNPNKTEIPDRKRGNSITPNNNSGSGGMSRRNTYVCTEKNNPDHLSVIPNGKENSVTLSPGSRDPGASTHSISTAATPDKTRFPRGTASRSTFHGQLRDRRTATYNGPPASPTQPRSRGNANNLLTKLTSKLTRRNMSFRFSKRVTLDPSKRQSAVKSGPAAPSVPPTLTVPSNPAAKTLNSEALAIGSCRVSQMKSVWKSQPSLREAGDLRAQVAMYLGISKKMKGKMEKTGNPALSVSPGV
- the LOC113057193 gene encoding MAP/microtubule affinity-regulating kinase 3-like isoform X1 — encoded protein: MSTTRAPLPTVNERKAENHTTNSHGRGEGTSRSVRSSGRNRNSGSGLDDVHPLIGNYRLLKTIGKGNFAKVKLARHILTGSEVAIKIIDKTQLNPTSLQKLSREVTIMKNLNHPNIVKLFEVIETEKTLFLVMEYASGGEVFDYLVAHGRMKEKEARAKFRQIVSAVQYCHQKHIVHRDLKAENLLLDADMNIKIADFGFSNEFMVGNKLDTFCGSPPYAAPELFQGKKYDGPEVDVWSLGVILYTLVSGSLPFDGQNLKELRERVLRGKYRIPFYMSTDCENLLKRFLVLNPTKRGTLEQIMKERWINAGFEDNELKPFLEPEADISDQKRIDVMVGMGFSKEKIQESLSKMNYDEITAIYLLLGRKTNEEVSESSSSTNLSVAKSRTTGEMNGQSPSHLKVQRSVSSSESRKSRRHNEQVGVVANSALSNSKKTVPVPADGDGKQEGGVTARKPPTHSPPSPLLGNANNPNKTEIPDRKRGNSITPNNNSGSGGMSRRNTYVCTEKNNPDHLSVIPNGKENSVTLSPGSRDPGASTHSISTAATPDKTRFPRGTASRSTFHGQLRDRRTATYNGPPASPTQPRSRGNANNLLTKLTSKLTRRNMSFRFSKSRHVSGDQQKDEGKDGEDGKPRSLRFTWSMNTTSTMEPADIINEIRKVLDANSCSHQQRERFLLLCAHGDSRTDSLIQWEMEVCKLPRLSLNGVRFKRISGNSIAFKNIASKVAGELKL